The sequence ATCCTCGTCTCCTTACGTAACCAGCTTACCGCGATACAGCTTACAATACCGAGAACCGCAGCATAGCCGGGTGAAAACCCTTGAAACATGAAAACCGTTATCATGACGATCGGCAAGGTGTAATACCATCCTTTTTTCAGGATATCGAGCGCATTTCCACCAAACTGCTCACCTGTAAGGCCCTGCTTTTTGGCTTCATAGTGAACCATCATAAAAACACTGAAAAAGTAAAGCAGAGCCGGAACAAGAGCCACTTGCATGATTCGAGCGTAAGACACCCCCGTCAATTCAGCCATGATAAACCCGCCGGCACCCATAATAGGAGGCATGAACATACCACCTATAGACGCTGCAGGCTCGATTCCGCCTGCCACATGCGACCGAAATCCGGCCTTTTTCATCATTGGAATCGTAAATGTTCCGGTTGAAGCCGTATTGGCAATCGCACTTCCGGAAATGGATCCGAACAGACCGCTTGCAATAACAGCTACCTTGGCAGATCCTCCTGTTCTGTGGCCAAACACTGCCAGAGGAAAGTCGATAAAAAACTGTTTCGCTCCCGATTTCTCAAGAAAAGCCCCAAAAATCACAAAAAGCACAATGTAGGTGGCCAGAACATTTGCCATTATTCCGAACACCCCGTCACTTTTGTAAAAAATACTGGTGCACAAACCTGAAAAACTCTCTCCAGCATGGGCAAACATATCGGGGGCATAATCGCCGTAAACACCATAGAACAGCATAAGCGCTCCGATAAAAACAAATACGTTACCCACAACCCTTCTTGCGAGTTCCACCCCGAGTAGTACCCCGATAACCGCCACTACAGTATCGAGAGGGGTTTCCATACCGACTCGATAGTTGATCGCCTCGAAATTCAGAATCCAGTACCCGATCGAAAACACAGAAAGAGCAACCAGCAGGTAATCGACAACACGCATCAGATGAGATTCCGATCGGTAGAGCAGGAAAACAAGAACATAGGTGATCAAGATATACACACCTCGATGGTATTCGGTTGGTGCGGGCTGGATGAATGCCGAATACCCATAGAAGAGAACCAGCACAACTGCCAACAGATCGAAAATGATTTGCTCAATCCTGTACAGCCGATCGTACACCTTACAACACCCCCTTCTCTCTCCAGAACCTCACTGCTCCGGGATGCATTGGCGTTACAATGCCATTGACTCCGTTTTCGATGCTCATCCCCCTGAAGTTTTTTTTCTGGCTCACCATATACGCAATCCCCTCATCGCTGTAGACAAGCGATAACATTTTATAAACAACATCATCGGGGACATCTGCATTAGCCACCCAGAGAGCCGAATCCTGAAAAGAATGCCTGTCTTCATCGACTCCTCGGTAGGTACCGGCGGGAATGGTGACTTTGGTGAAGTACGGATACTTTTCATAAAAACCGCTGTTTAGCGCAGCAGTTTCCAAACTGAGAAGATCGATGCTGTTTGTCTGGGATGCCATAATAACCGCCCCGCTGGGAAAAGCTGTAAAGAGCCAGAATGCATCGAGTTGCCGATTCCCGAACGCCGCGGCAGCATCATTGTACCCCATGGCGTTTCTCTCGATTTTTTCCCACAATCCAAGATGGGTAAAAAACAGCTCGCAATTGGCAAAAGCACCTGACCCTGCATTCCCAACCCCAACTTTTTTGCCTTGCAGATCATCGACGGAGCTTACCCCGCCCCCCTTTCGCACCACCAACTGGGCAGGAGCACCGTACAGATAACCTACTGCCAGCACTTTGTCATAGGTTTTCGGGTCGTGCCTGAGCATTCCATTCCTGCCCTGGTAGAGATGGCCGGAATAAACCACGGCAAAATCCGACTTTCCTGCATTCACCCTGCGCAGATTTTCGATCGAACCTGCCGAAGACTGGGCTTTCACCGAAAACTCTTTTATATCTTTGACCGGCTTGTAGGTCTGTATTGCATTTGCAACGACCTGGAAAGTCCCCCCCGCCGGACCACCGCCGAAAACAAAGCGCGTCTTGACGGCAAAGGCATCCGGTACCGATACAAGTGATACCATCACAAGCGAAACAATAGTAAAAACAGGAAAAAAATGTTTTCTACTCATAGCATGTTGAGTCCTTTTAATGTGCTTTGATGAAAATGTGCGATGAAGCTTCAAGAAAAAGAAAACTGGACGGGGAATTCAGTTAGGTTATGAAACAATCTGCTCGTTAGCGGTAAAACAGCCTCACTTTTTTCGCCGAGCTGCCGCCATTTTTGCAGCCCCGGCAAGCTTGCCACCGTAATGACCAAGGAGGGTAACAACCGGCATCATCGCCAAAAGAAGCACGATATAGACCCAATGCAGCCAGTCGTTACGGTACATCACATCTGGAACCGTCAAGCGGATTGCCACCGCAAAAGCAACAAGTCCGAAAAGCACAAACGACAGCCGAATCTTGTTCATGAAAACAGGAGTTTTAGCCCGTTTGTAGTTCACCGTCCAGTCGTGAATTCCCGAAAAAAAAGATACCGGAATCGCAAACAGCACGATAATGATAAGATGCTCGACGGTATGCTCGAAAAACGGATCACTTGAAGGAAGGGTAAGCAGAAGATAAAGCACAGCAACCGGTATCAATCCATTGCTGAAATGTGCGGCGACAGGATGTACGAAAAAACTCTCCTTCATTTCTTTCAGCAAGCTTTTCTTTTCTGCCATAGCCCTCTCCTTTGCTTGTGGATTGAAACTGGAATAAGATTTTGCAGATACAGAAGATAATGTAACACCTTTACCGCAAAAACTCATTTATCGGCCTTTTCCATACGCTCTTTGAACTGATCTATTTTTGTTTTTTCCCATAAGGGTACCTTGCCGAAATATGCTGCTCTGCCGATAATGTGAGCAGCTACTGGTGCTGTAAGAAACAAGAAAATAATGATTGCTACAGCTCGGAAAGCAATACCAATATCCTGCCAGTAAACGGTCGTCCCGATAAGCACCAGCCCTATACCCAGCGTTGAAGCTTTGGTCGTTGCCGACATACGGGTATAGAGATCGGGCATTTTCAGGATACCGATTGCCGAAACAAGAATAAAAAGGGTTCCCAGAAGCAAAAAAACACCGCTTAGAATTTCTATCATTCTCTTCCCCTCCTTCCAAGATAGTATGCAAAAGCCACCGTACCGAGAAACGCCAGCAATGCCACGATGATACCCACATCGAGGAATGTTGTCGTCTTCTTTTGAATAGAGTAGACCGCAATGAAAGCTATCGCGTTAGCCGACAAAAGGTCCAGCGAAACAATCCGGTCTTCGATGCTCGGACCGATAACCAGGCGCAGAAAAATCACCAGAATCGAAAGACCGATGATGATCACCGAAATATCTACGGACCATTCTATAAACGTCATCGCATCACCTCGATCAATCGTTTTTCAAGACCTTCTTTAAGTTCATCGCAAAACCGAACGGCATCTTTGACATACAGCGCATGCACGTAGAGCGTCTTTCTATCAGGAGATACATCGAGACTCAGCGTTCCAGGGGTCAGGGTAACGAGATTCGCGAAGAGTGTGATCTCGACATCTGTCTTGACATCGAGCGGAAAAGCAATCACTCCGGGCTCCATGTAATCCTTCGGTGTAATGATATCGAACGCCACCCTGAGATTCGCGATGAGTAATTCCTTCAGAAAGTACAGAACAAACTTGATTACCAGCGGTATTTTTGAAAAATACTTTGTTTCTTTCCACGCCGAACGCGAAAACCATAGAATCAGATAGCCAACAACCATGCCAAGCACAAACGTTCCGGCAGTGAAGTCACCGACAAGCAACATCCAGGCTATCGCCAGAAGGATATTGAAAAGAAAGGGATTCACGAGCGACCTCCTATAACCGCATTGATGTAATTACGCGCATCCAGCAATTCATAGGCCGCTCTGTCCACAAGCTTGAAAAAAGGCTCGAACCAGAGCCCGAACACCACCGTCAGGAATCCGAGCATGATAATCGGTACTATGGTAGCCGCTTTTTTCATGGTCGGAGTTCGCAGATACCCCTCATCCTCAACGCCGCCCTCTCCGCGTGGATCATCTTTCCAGAACGCTTCGTTCCAGATCTTCACCATGGAAAACAAAGTCAACATGCTTACGCCAAGAGCAACCCCGACCAGCAGATGGTGCTCCGAGTCGATCCCGGCCTTAATCACAACGAACTTTGCCCAGAATCCCGATAGCGGAGGAATACCGGCCAGACCCAGAGCCGGAACCAGAAACAGCAGCCCGAGCATTGGATAAAAGCGGTAGATTCCACCGATCTCCCGGAGATCCCAGGATCCCTTTAAACGATGGATAAGACCGCTTAGGTAGAAAAGATTTGTTTTGGCGACAATATTATGAATGATATAAAACAGCGCTCCTGCAATAGCCAAAGGCGACTGCACCGCCAGAGCAAAAATCATATATCCTATCTGGCTGATGATATGAAAAGAAAGCAGCTTGCGCATGTCATACTGCACTACGGCACCAAGCACCCCAACAACCATCGTGAAGGAAGAAAGAACAAGCAGCACCTGATGGATAAACGATACGCCATCATACGAAAAAATAGTCGTGAAAAAACGCATGATCGCATACACACCCACTTTTGTCAACAGCCCGGCAAAGATAGCGGAAACTGCAATCGGAGGAGTATGATATGACGCAGGAAGCCAGAAAAAAAGTGGAAAGATAGCCGCTTTAACCCCGAAAGTGATCATGAAAAGCACCGCCACCACCGACAGCAGTTCCCGATGGTCAAGCAGGGGAATCCTCAGAGCAAGGTCTGCCATGTTGAGCGTACCTGCAGTCCCGTAAAGAATCCCAGATGCGGCGAGAAAAACCGACGAGGAAAGAAGATTCAACGTCACATACTTGATTGCCCCTTCGAGCTGCTGCGGTCTCCCTCCAAGCACGAGCAGTACAAAAGAAGAGATCAGCATCACTTCAAACCAGACGTAGAGATTGAAGATATCTCCCGTCAGGAAAGCCCCGTTGATCCCCATAAGCAACAGTTGCAGAAGGGGATAGTAGAAATAGTGCTCCCTCTCCTCATCGATGGTCCCGAGAGAATACAGTGCCGTGGTAAATCCAATGAGAGCCGCGGCAACCACCATGATAGCAGAGAGTGTATCGGCTACGAGAGTTATCCCGAATGGGGCTTCCCAGCCACCGACCTGCAATGAAAGAATTCCTTCGGACAGCACACTGCCGAGTATAACCAGCGATACCCCGAGCATCGAGGCGGTTGCCACAACGTTCAGAATACGATGTAAGGCCACCGATCTTCGGAAGAAAATCATGATCAGCGCAGTGCAGAGCGGAAGCAGTATGGGCAACATGATAATCTTGCTCATAACCGTTCCTCCGGAAGCTGGTCGGTGCTTCTCATTTTATCCAGGTCCTCGGTTCCAAGCGTCAGGTAGGCACGCTTGAAAAGCACAAGGGCAAACGCCTGCACGCCAAACCCTATAACGATCGATGTAAGTATGAGGGCTTGCGGCAAAGGATCGGCAAATGGTTCGGTAAGCATTTCCGCCCCTTCCGGCACAAATGCAGGAACCCCTTTGGTAAGCCTTCCGACGGTAAAGATCATAAGGTTGGCCGCGTGACCCAGAAAAATCAGCCCGAAAATAACCTTGACGATGCTTCTCCTCAATACAAGATAGGTCCCGGCAGCATAGAGTGCACCGACAATCACAGCAAGCAGAAACGTCATAAGCGGTCCTCCTCTGCTAGCGAAAAGATGATACAGAGCGTTATACCCAGCACAAGAAAGTACACTCCGAGATCGAACAACAGGGGCGTCCCCACTTTTCCGACAAAAGGAATTCCCGTATCGATCCAGACTGCCTTCATGAACACCTCTCCGACAACAAGCGACGGCAACGTGCTTGCAATGGCTGTGCACAAACCGGCAGCAATAATCGTAATGGGCTCAAACCGGACAATAGTCCGTGCCGCTTCAATGCCGTTTGCGATAAAGTAAAGCGCATAGGCTGCTGCTGCAACAAGACCACCGACAAACCCACCACCCGGTTCGTTATGCCCCCGGAACAGCAGAAACACCGAAAACATCAATAACAAAAGCAACAGATAACGCGACGCGGTAGCAAGAATCATGGAATACATATCACTTCCTCCTGTCAGGTCTGAGTTTCAACAGCGCAAAAACCCCCAACGCTGCTACCGTCAGCACCGTGATTTCTCCCAAAGTGTCAATCGCCCTGAAATCCACGAGAATAACATTTACCACATTACGACCTTTCCCGTCAGGAAAGCTCGCTTCGGCAAAAAAGCGCTTTAGTGCTGACGAAAGCTCAAACGATGAAGCAAAAAGCACTGTAAGCGTCATCGTGCACCCGACGCACAGAGCGATAACCGCGTCTCTGACTCTGTTCAGCGACCCGGAAAGTTTCAGAAAACCCGGAAGCTTGTAGAGCACCAGCACGAAGAGAACAACGTTAAGCGTCTCGATTGCAAAGGTTGTCAGACCAAGATCAGGGGCCCCATAGATCACGAAAATGATACCTATTGAAAACCCAAGCACGCCAAGAGCTACAATCGACTTGAGTCTCGACTTGGATGTGACCAGAAGCAGCGTTGAAACCAGGATGATGAATGCTAAAGCACCCTCGTAAAAAGTAATTGAAAAGTCCGGTACCATGGTAATCTGTCCTGCCGATCGAAAAAGGGGAAAAGAGACCAGAAAAACCGTTGTGACGACAAAAAATATGATGTAGTTGCGCAGATAACCGTTTTGGACAAGTCGGGTCTCCATCCGTGCGAACGACAACATACCCTTGATTGTCATCTCATACCAGACCGAAGGCCTGGCGATTGCAGGTAGCGATATCTGTAAAACCCCGGGAACCTTCTCCCGCACCAGATAGAGAACCGCACCGAGCAGAAGAGTCACGAAACTTAAAAGTAGGACCAGATTGAACCCTTCCCATATAGAAACCTTGAGACTGAGCGTTTCAGACAGAATGCTCTGCGCCGACTGTTCGAGCATCGTGGCAATGAAAAAGTTGGGAAAGAGCCCGAAGAGAAGTCCCAAAACAGCAAGCACACCTGGCCCGATAAGCATTTTTAGCGCCGCCTCATGTGGAGGCCTTGGAGTTACAGGCATTTTTCCCCAAAACGGTTTGAATCCGACAAACAAGGTAACCATCACCACAAACGCATGGGCGAGCACCGCACCAACAATGAGAAAGGTCCCCCAGTATTCCACCTCAAGAATCGATTTATACACCGTTTCCTTGCCAATGAATCCGATAAGAGGAATCACTCCCATCATTGAGAACGATGCAAGAACTGCGGTAAGCGTTGTCACCGGCATCAACCTATACAACCCTCCCAGCTTTCTCACATCTCGAGTCCCGGTTTCGTGATCAAGCGTTCCCGCAATGAGAAAGAGAGCTCCCTTGTACAGCGAATGTGCGATAAGGTAGATAAAAAACGCCTTGATCGCCAGTTTTGAACCGATACCGAGCAGCATCACAAGCGTCCCCAATACCGAAAGCGTTGAATAGGCGAGCAGCCTTTTCAAGTCGGTCTGCTTAAAGGCGAGCATGGCCGAAAAAAGCATGGTCACTGCACCCGTTATCAGTATCGTATCCTGCCATAGTGGCGTTCCACCTATCTCATGATTCATCCTCGCTATAAGGTAAATCCCCGCCTTGACCATCGTTGCCGAATGCAGATAAGCACTGACCGGAGTAGGAGCCTCCATGGCGTTGGGAAGCCAGAAATGAAAAGGAAACTGTGCCGACTTGGTAAATGCTCCGACCAGCACAAGCACCACAATCGCTGGATACAGCTCATGAGCGATAATCGCTTCACTTTTGTCGTAAAATGATGAAATCTCGAAGCTCCCGGTCACATTATAGAGTAGAATGATACCGGAGAGAAGAGCAAGCCCCCCCCCGCCTGTAACAAGTAACGCCTGTAAAGCAGCTTTCCTTGACGACTCTTTATGGTGATTGAAACCGATAAGGAGAAACGAACTGATACTGGTCAGTTCCCAGAACACAAACATCAAAAGCATGTTGTCCGAGAGCACCAGCCCCAGCATGGATGTCATGAATATGCCGATATACACATAAAATCTGCCGGTCTGCGCATAGGCTTTCATGTAAGCTCCGGCAAAAAGAAACACAGCGGCACCGATCAGTGTGATGATCAGCGAGAAGGTCAGGCTCAAACCGTCGAGAAGAAAGGAGAAGTTGACGCCAAGAGACGGTAACCATGGCCCTGACTCCCGGATAACCTGCCCGGCGGCAATTTGCGGATAACGAGCCAGAAACCCGAAAAACATGAACAGGGGGAAAATAACGGCAATCCAGCCGAAGTTCTCCCTGAACCGTTTATAGAGCAACGGAGCAAGTGCCGAGGCACAATATCCTATGGCTAACAGAATCAGCAATCTATAAAGACTTAAGTGATTTGTGTTGACAGAATTAACCGCTGGAAACGTTCGGTTGTTCCCGGAAAGATTGCAAAGAAAAGATTACCAACAAAAACATTACTGTGGTGAAACCGATCGATTCGCTTGCTATCGGATAACCTGAAAATCTTTAACTCAGGACTCAGCCGGCTCCCTATACGCTCTCCATGCACGGGCAACTCCTTTCAGAGAGCAGGAAAGCAGAAGTGCCGTAGCAAGAACAACAACACTCCCCACTCTGATGGCAACGGCCGTTCCGAAAAGCTCCGAAAGTATGCCAACCTCCAAATTACCGATCGGCATGAACCCCATCAGAACCATCAGATAAATACTCATGACCCTACCCCGATAGCGGTCATCGACAAGGTACTGCACTGTAGCGGTCATGGTTGCAAAAGCCGAGAGGAGACCCATGCCTGCTATAAAAAGAAAGATCATTCCGAGTCGCTCATCCTGCACAAAAGAAAATGCGATCAGCCCAAGAGAAAAGGTAACGCTTCCACCGACAACCATACTGCTGTTACGAACCCGACCCGAGGTTATTGAAACCAGAACGGTACCGGAAAGAGACCCTAATCCCAATGCAGAAAAAAGATACCCCATACCTTCCGAACCAAGACCGTAGGTCTGTTTGGCGACCACGGGCAACATCGACACGAACGACCAGCCGAAGATAGACACCACCGAAGCAAAAAGCACGATAGTCCTGATAATGGGATGCTGCCATGTATAGACCACTCCATCACGAATGGACTGTAGGGTTGAACCAGAATCGGTTACTTTTTCCTGAGAAGTAGTTGTATGAATAGCAAAAAGAGCGAGAATTACAGCAATATAGCTTACTCCGTTTGCCAAAAACGCACCCCCCGTACCGGTATAGGAAATCATAAAGCCGGCGATGACAGGACCGATTACCCGCGACGTGTTCAAGATGGCGGAATTGAGCGCTACGGCCGAACGAAGCTGATCGTGCTCCACCATTTCACTTAAAAAAGCCTGTAGCGCAGGCGTTGCAACCGACGTTACGCAACCGAGCAGAAACGCAAGTTCCATGATGATCACAAGGGTGATAGCCCCTGTGATGGTAAACAAACCGAGCGCCAGAGCCAATACCATGGACAATATCTGTGTCCAGAGAAGTATTGTTTTCCGGTCATAGCGGTCAACAATCACCCCACCGAACAGAGAAAACAACAACGCAGGAAGTGATGACGCTGCTGCAGTAACCCCAACCCAGAACGCTGAACCGGTCATTTCCAGCACCAGCCAACCCAGAGCCACCATCTGCAGCCAGGTACCTATCATAGAAACGATCTGCCCGATAAAATACAGCCGGAAATTCCTGCTGCAAAAAGCGGGAAAAGCCGAAAGAAGCCATGCTTTCAAACCGGAACACTCACAGTCGGCGGAATCACCCTCACTCGAATCATCATTCATCGAAATCTCTTCAGTAAAAGAACACTCTTTATTCATCATCATAGACATCATATCATAAACCGGAGGCAAGATAGGAAAAGAAAACGAGAACTATACAAGCCACCTCATATTGCCCTTTTGCAGCAGAGCCTCTATATTCAATACCAAGTCTTACCTGCACAATAACGATACACCGGCATGACAATGGACACCGTGCGCCCAACTCGATCCCAAGGAGAGCAGCCCTCCTTAACCGCCGAGACAAAGCTGCTCGACACGCTGCAAAAAGTATTCGGATTCCATACGTTTCGTAAGAACCAGGAATCGATTATCCAGGCTATACTCGATCGAAAAGACGCATTTGCCGTCATGCCGACCGGCGGAGGCAAATCACTCTGCTATCAACTTCCTGCACTACTGCTTCCCGGTACCTGCATCGTAATCAGCCCACTGATTGCACTGATGAAGGATCAGGTTGACGGTGCCAAGGCAAACGGTATCCGCGCAGCGTATTTGAACAGCACTCTCTCTGCAGAGGAGCAATCCCTAGTCCTCAAAGACCTGCAGTCTAATTCACTCGATCTGTTGTATATAGCACCTGAGCGGTTTGCACTCAACCATTTTCAGGACATGCTTAAAGAGACGAATATCAGCATGGCGGTAATTGACGAAGCTCACTGCATATCCGAATGGGGTCATGATTTTCGGCCCGACTACCTTTCACTCGCTGCTTTGGCCAAGCTTTTTCCCGGTACACCAATAGCTGCATTTACAGCAACAGCCACCCACAAGGTACAGCAGGATATTCTCGATAAACTCGGCCTGCGCAACCCCTTTATCATCAGAGCCTCCTTTGACCGCCCGAACCTCCTTTACGACATCCGCTTCAAGGAAAACCCCAACGCCCAACTTGCCTCGATCCTGAGAAACAACTCCGGCAAAGCCGGCATTATCTACCGCACCAGCCGCAAAAGCGTCAACGAGACAACAGCGATGCTCCAGGCAAAAGGCTTTCGTGTACTCCCTTACCATGCAGGCCTGGGCGATGAAGAACGAAAGAAAAACCAGGAAGCATTCATTCGAGACGAGGTCGATGTTATCGTTGCAACGATAGCGTTCGGTATGGGTATCGATAAATCGAACATACGTTTTGTCATTCATGCCGACCTGCCAAAAAGTATTGAAAATTATTATCAGGAAACCGGCAGGGCTGGCCGCGACGGGGAACCCGCTCAATGCATAATGCTCTTTTCACAATCGGACATCCCCAAAGTCCGTTTTTTCATCGACACGATGGTCGATGAAACCGAACGTGCAAAAGCACAAGGAGCATTGCAACGCGTGATATCATTTGCTTCGACATCCGTTTGCAGGCGGAAAACCCTGCTCGAGTATTTTGGCGAAACGTACCCTCACGACAACTGCAATTCCTGCGATATCTGCCTTGGTTCCCGGGAAGTGGTTGACTGCACTGTAGAGGCTCAGATGCTGCTCTCCGCGATCGCCCGAACCGAAGAACGCTTCGGTGCGACACATATAGTCGATATTGTCACAGGCAGCAAAAACAAAAAAATCCGTGACTTCGGCCATGACCGCCTCAAAACATACGGAGTAGGTAAAACGCACGGCAAAAAGTTCTGGCGGCAGCTTATCGACGAATTGATGGCTCAGAAAATAATCGCAAAATCCGAAGGGCTCTACCCGGCCCTTCACATACAGGAGAAAGCTATTCCGATACTCAAAAATAAGGCAAGGGTTGAAATGGTACGGATAAAAGAATCCCCAGCGCCTACAGCAATGACCAAGGGAGCAGGAACCTACGATCACGACCTGTTCGACCAGCTCAGGGCGCTTCGTAAACAACTCGCTGACGAACAGAATATTCCTCCCTACATTGTCTTTTCCGACCGCTCCCTTCGTGATATGGCCACCCTCCATCCCATGAACGAAGACACAATGCTTTCAGTGTCAGGAGTAGGAGAAGTAAAGCTGCAGCGATATGGAAGACAGTTTCTCGCTCTC comes from Prosthecochloris marina and encodes:
- a CDS encoding TRAP transporter permease; translation: MYDRLYRIEQIIFDLLAVVLVLFYGYSAFIQPAPTEYHRGVYILITYVLVFLLYRSESHLMRVVDYLLVALSVFSIGYWILNFEAINYRVGMETPLDTVVAVIGVLLGVELARRVVGNVFVFIGALMLFYGVYGDYAPDMFAHAGESFSGLCTSIFYKSDGVFGIMANVLATYIVLFVIFGAFLEKSGAKQFFIDFPLAVFGHRTGGSAKVAVIASGLFGSISGSAIANTASTGTFTIPMMKKAGFRSHVAGGIEPAASIGGMFMPPIMGAGGFIMAELTGVSYARIMQVALVPALLYFFSVFMMVHYEAKKQGLTGEQFGGNALDILKKGWYYTLPIVMITVFMFQGFSPGYAAVLGIVSCIAVSWLRKETRIDVAAFREAARKGTENSLLIGSTVGVIGIIIGVLNYSGVVLTFADIIIELAQGHLFLTIGFIALASLVLGMGVPVTAAYLITAVVAVPALTHLGVNLIAAHMIVYWLSQDSNVTPPVCIAAFTGAAIAEANMWKTAFSAFKFAKFLYLAPFLFGYVPGFSLNGSLFDIVVTFILCAVGTWFYSWMLSGIWHGKAPAINPVRDGSGGRGGNL
- a CDS encoding TAXI family TRAP transporter solute-binding subunit, yielding MSRKHFFPVFTIVSLVMVSLVSVPDAFAVKTRFVFGGGPAGGTFQVVANAIQTYKPVKDIKEFSVKAQSSAGSIENLRRVNAGKSDFAVVYSGHLYQGRNGMLRHDPKTYDKVLAVGYLYGAPAQLVVRKGGGVSSVDDLQGKKVGVGNAGSGAFANCELFFTHLGLWEKIERNAMGYNDAAAAFGNRQLDAFWLFTAFPSGAVIMASQTNSIDLLSLETAALNSGFYEKYPYFTKVTIPAGTYRGVDEDRHSFQDSALWVANADVPDDVVYKMLSLVYSDEGIAYMVSQKKNFRGMSIENGVNGIVTPMHPGAVRFWREKGVL
- the mnhG gene encoding monovalent cation/H(+) antiporter subunit G; amino-acid sequence: MIEILSGVFLLLGTLFILVSAIGILKMPDLYTRMSATTKASTLGIGLVLIGTTVYWQDIGIAFRAVAIIIFLFLTAPVAAHIIGRAAYFGKVPLWEKTKIDQFKERMEKADK
- a CDS encoding monovalent cation/H+ antiporter complex subunit F; the encoded protein is MTFIEWSVDISVIIIGLSILVIFLRLVIGPSIEDRIVSLDLLSANAIAFIAVYSIQKKTTTFLDVGIIVALLAFLGTVAFAYYLGRRGRE
- a CDS encoding Na+/H+ antiporter subunit E; amino-acid sequence: MNPFLFNILLAIAWMLLVGDFTAGTFVLGMVVGYLILWFSRSAWKETKYFSKIPLVIKFVLYFLKELLIANLRVAFDIITPKDYMEPGVIAFPLDVKTDVEITLFANLVTLTPGTLSLDVSPDRKTLYVHALYVKDAVRFCDELKEGLEKRLIEVMR
- a CDS encoding Na+/H+ antiporter subunit D, coding for MSKIIMLPILLPLCTALIMIFFRRSVALHRILNVVATASMLGVSLVILGSVLSEGILSLQVGGWEAPFGITLVADTLSAIMVVAAALIGFTTALYSLGTIDEEREHYFYYPLLQLLLMGINGAFLTGDIFNLYVWFEVMLISSFVLLVLGGRPQQLEGAIKYVTLNLLSSSVFLAASGILYGTAGTLNMADLALRIPLLDHRELLSVVAVLFMITFGVKAAIFPLFFWLPASYHTPPIAVSAIFAGLLTKVGVYAIMRFFTTIFSYDGVSFIHQVLLVLSSFTMVVGVLGAVVQYDMRKLLSFHIISQIGYMIFALAVQSPLAIAGALFYIIHNIVAKTNLFYLSGLIHRLKGSWDLREIGGIYRFYPMLGLLFLVPALGLAGIPPLSGFWAKFVVIKAGIDSEHHLLVGVALGVSMLTLFSMVKIWNEAFWKDDPRGEGGVEDEGYLRTPTMKKAATIVPIIMLGFLTVVFGLWFEPFFKLVDRAAYELLDARNYINAVIGGRS
- a CDS encoding Na+/H+ antiporter subunit C, with protein sequence MTFLLAVIVGALYAAGTYLVLRRSIVKVIFGLIFLGHAANLMIFTVGRLTKGVPAFVPEGAEMLTEPFADPLPQALILTSIVIGFGVQAFALVLFKRAYLTLGTEDLDKMRSTDQLPEERL
- a CDS encoding Na+/H+ antiporter subunit B, with amino-acid sequence MYSMILATASRYLLLLLLMFSVFLLFRGHNEPGGGFVGGLVAAAAYALYFIANGIEAARTIVRFEPITIIAAGLCTAIASTLPSLVVGEVFMKAVWIDTGIPFVGKVGTPLLFDLGVYFLVLGITLCIIFSLAEEDRL
- a CDS encoding putative monovalent cation/H+ antiporter subunit A; its protein translation is MLILLAIGYCASALAPLLYKRFRENFGWIAVIFPLFMFFGFLARYPQIAAGQVIRESGPWLPSLGVNFSFLLDGLSLTFSLIITLIGAAVFLFAGAYMKAYAQTGRFYVYIGIFMTSMLGLVLSDNMLLMFVFWELTSISSFLLIGFNHHKESSRKAALQALLVTGGGGLALLSGIILLYNVTGSFEISSFYDKSEAIIAHELYPAIVVLVLVGAFTKSAQFPFHFWLPNAMEAPTPVSAYLHSATMVKAGIYLIARMNHEIGGTPLWQDTILITGAVTMLFSAMLAFKQTDLKRLLAYSTLSVLGTLVMLLGIGSKLAIKAFFIYLIAHSLYKGALFLIAGTLDHETGTRDVRKLGGLYRLMPVTTLTAVLASFSMMGVIPLIGFIGKETVYKSILEVEYWGTFLIVGAVLAHAFVVMVTLFVGFKPFWGKMPVTPRPPHEAALKMLIGPGVLAVLGLLFGLFPNFFIATMLEQSAQSILSETLSLKVSIWEGFNLVLLLSFVTLLLGAVLYLVREKVPGVLQISLPAIARPSVWYEMTIKGMLSFARMETRLVQNGYLRNYIIFFVVTTVFLVSFPLFRSAGQITMVPDFSITFYEGALAFIILVSTLLLVTSKSRLKSIVALGVLGFSIGIIFVIYGAPDLGLTTFAIETLNVVLFVLVLYKLPGFLKLSGSLNRVRDAVIALCVGCTMTLTVLFASSFELSSALKRFFAEASFPDGKGRNVVNVILVDFRAIDTLGEITVLTVAALGVFALLKLRPDRRK
- a CDS encoding MFS transporter, whose amino-acid sequence is MMMNKECSFTEEISMNDDSSEGDSADCECSGLKAWLLSAFPAFCSRNFRLYFIGQIVSMIGTWLQMVALGWLVLEMTGSAFWVGVTAAASSLPALLFSLFGGVIVDRYDRKTILLWTQILSMVLALALGLFTITGAITLVIIMELAFLLGCVTSVATPALQAFLSEMVEHDQLRSAVALNSAILNTSRVIGPVIAGFMISYTGTGGAFLANGVSYIAVILALFAIHTTTSQEKVTDSGSTLQSIRDGVVYTWQHPIIRTIVLFASVVSIFGWSFVSMLPVVAKQTYGLGSEGMGYLFSALGLGSLSGTVLVSITSGRVRNSSMVVGGSVTFSLGLIAFSFVQDERLGMIFLFIAGMGLLSAFATMTATVQYLVDDRYRGRVMSIYLMVLMGFMPIGNLEVGILSELFGTAVAIRVGSVVVLATALLLSCSLKGVARAWRAYREPAES